The proteins below are encoded in one region of Ostrea edulis chromosome 3, xbOstEdul1.1, whole genome shotgun sequence:
- the LOC125677590 gene encoding mucin-2-like yields MDLSKEYRDVMYVLYLFLHVLCLFNVSVAQKCLQSEGHVVELCRDSAVQTQHAVMLDTSLFSPGKGSCTCRFNVTGDYLDISHLESPEQCGSKINFHLGSTKSPSESQSIDCTTYTTEFNTTVVKDGSLVLSQLETGAVVAGFCVSMETDPNAIISVQCDALPEKSTGSIKKESLSSADSMFSPISIKDMFQDRSTGASNAIQELLSKSGISQDSIFLEPNLIQTPVNSIQLMDRLVTPAMIGEEVTTESTPLNFSAIENVTESDVTPSTFPALVTEQKPSNTSINPSVVLTSEQTSSQTNIIPSTVSSLSTQHHSTHIDDSTSSISPSKVLKKLATTTSLQTSTTVPITASHHQEAIIASNAAIKSSFIPSHSISPTTAQTDEHILSSLTGTETSTITLSSSTSFSTTVTTDNTTPLRMEESTLFDEKTVNTISPTAVYTASSTASSSPEIIAQFEVSKAISTVSSTDITSPILSSIILGVSTSESKSESSTSGSDLTTSVLSSTPTSSSLIPPQTGMFLPSEIGTKSETPSSTLEETVTPSRKLARISQDGITGSNMLKSSITEHEILSSTESLSTTYSSSLPDLKELYSEELQQMSSFAVSAPQSKITKTTVSRQTDVPTSTLTPEKEKTTAATTLEVTVTTEEPIISEIVETTTTERLTTVETSTIEPVTKSSTLANEPTETTDDPSMRMTDTTKSTTLQVTKDVPSPTTIKSMTTASKPTLGTTTFKPTTESVDPVISRQTTAIPASEDPSTKQPTVVPSVKPRGDLQPRTAKPMIVKKPVMTRLPPIVIPIDSPKETSLKPSFKPGKNDKSKDVGSEKPPADLSTVDDSEDLDDDTITVIVVGSVIGILVFIAIIVILATFLKSRRKVNKQPEEKDDIEMNGGTKGIDNPLLQLEEEESAANGSAVLTNGKANGVVEESPSESGKAEVTAEKAEVTVENADDKPEKAGKSSDDIQ; encoded by the exons ATGGATCTATCAAAGGAATATCGTGACGTTATGTATGTTTTGTACCTATTTCTTCACGTGTTGTGCCTGTTTAATG tGTCTGTTGCTCAAAAGTGCTTACAAAGTGAAGGACACG TTGTGGAGCTGTGTAGAGACAGTGCTGTACAAACCCAACATGCTGTTATGTTAGACACTTCCTTATTTTCTCCTGGGAAAGGAAGCTGTACTTGTCGATTTAATGTCACAGGCGATTACCTTGACATAAGCCATTTAGAATCCCCCGAGCAATGTGGATCTAAAATAAATTTTCACTTGGGATCAACGAAAAGTCCTAGTGAATCACAATCAATAGACTGCACCACTTATACAACTGAATTTAATACAACGGTTGTAAAGGATGGGTCGTTAGTGTTATCACAACTAGAAACTGGTGCCGTGGTCGCAGGATTTTGTGTTTCCATGGAGACAGATCCAAACG CAATTATATCTGTACAATGTGATGCCTTGCCAGAAAAGAGTACAGGAAGCATAAAGAAGGAATCACTCTCTAGTGCTGACAGTATGTTTAGTCCCATCTCCATTAAAGACATGTTTCAAGACAGGTCAACAGGTGCATCTAATGCAATTCAAGAACTGCTCAGTAAGTCGGGCATTAGTCAGGATAGCATATTCTTAGAACCAAATCTGATCCAAACTCCGGTGAATTCCATCCAATTAATGGACAGATTAGTTACACCTGCAATGATTGGAGAGGAAGTGACGACAGAGTCTACTCCACTGAACTTTTCCGCTATCGAAAATGTTACCGAATCTGATGTTACTCCTTCGACATTCCCAGCCTTAGTAACTGAACAAAAACCATCAAACACAAGTATCAATCCTTCAGTTGTTTTAACAAGTGAACAAACCTCGTCACAAACAAACATCATTCCTTCAACAGTTTCATCTCTCTCTACTCAACATCACTCTACACATATCGATGACAGTACCTCATCTATTTCACCATCAAAAGTCTTGAAGAAATTAGCAACCACAACCTCTTTACAAACATCTACCACAGTTCCCATTACTGCGAGCCACCACCAAGAAGCAATCATTGCTTCAAATGCTGCCATAAAAAGTTCATTTATACCAAGTCACTCCATCTCTCCAACTACAGCACAGACAGATGAGCACATCCTTTCATCACTTACGGGAACTGAAACAAGCACAATAACTTTGTCAAGTTCAACATCATTCTCAACCACTGTGACAACTGACAATACAACGCCATTGAGAATGGAAGAGTCAACACTCTTTGATGAGAAGACTGTAAATACGATATCTCCAACAGCAGTCTACACAGCGTCATCGACAGCATCTTCGTCACCAGAAATAATTGCTCAATTTGAAGTATCTAAGGCTATATCAACTGTGAGCAGTACTGATATAACAAGTCCCATCCTTTCCTCGATAATTCTGGGGGTATCAACATCCGAGTCAAAATCAGAATCGTCGACATCTGGCTCAGATTTAACAACATCTGTTTTATCATCAACACCAACAAGTTCATCGTTGATACCCCCTCAAACAGGAATGTTTCTACCATCAGAAATCGGTACAAAGTCGGAAACACCTTCATCAACACTAGAAGAAACGGTGACACCATCTCGTAAATTGGCACGAATTTCACAGGATGGGATAACTGGATCAAACATGCTAAAATCTTCAATAACTGAGCACGAAATTTTATCATCTACGGAGAGTTTATCGACCACGTATTCATCCAGCCTTCCTGATCTGAAGGAGTTGTACTCCGAGGAACTCCAACAGATGTCGTCTTTCGCCGTATCTGCTCCACAATCTAAAATTACAAAAACAACTGTTTCACGACAAACGGATGTACCAACGTCAACGCTTACCCCAGAGAAAGAGAAAACAACTGCAGCAACAACACTAGAAGTGACAGTGACCACTGAGGAACCAATTATCTCCGAAATTGTAGAAACAACAACCACAGAACGTCTCACTACGGTGGAAACATCAACGATAGAACCTGTTACGAAATCATCTACTTTAGCAAATGAACCAACCGAGACTACAGATGACCCATCGATGAGGATGACAGATACCACTAAATCAACAACACTGCAAGTTACGAAAGATGTTCCGAGTCCAACAACGATCAAATCTATGACCACAGCATCAAAACCAACATTAGGAACAACAACATTTAAGCCAACGACAGAAAGTGTGGACCCAGTAATATCAAGACAAACAACAGCCATTCCAGCTTCAGAAGACCCTTCCACTAAACAGCCAACCGTCGTACCTAGCGTCAAACCGAGAGGTGATCTGCAACCGAGAACCGCAAAACCAATGATTGTCAAAAAACCGGTTATGACAAGACTTCCCCCAATCGTTATTCCTATTGATTCACCAAAGGAAACGTCTCTCAAACCGTCTTTCAAGCCTGGGAAGAATGATAAAAGCAAAGATGTAGGAAGTGAAAAGCCCCCAGCAGATCTCTCAACAGTGGATGACTCGGAAGATCTTGATGATGATACGATTACAG tCATCGTTGTTGGTTCAGTCATTGGTATCCTGGTCTTTATTGCAATCATCGTGATATTGGCTACGTTTTTAAAATCAAG GAGAAAAGTCAATAAACAACCAGAGGAGAAGGACGATATCGAAATGAATGGAGGAACGAAAGGAATCGATAATCCTTTACTTCAGCTGGAAGAGGAGGAATCTGCTGCTAATGGATCAGCAGTACTCACGAACGGAAAGGCAAACGGAGTGGTAGAAGAATCCCCAAGTGAAAGTGGAAAAGCCGAAGTCACGGCGGAAAAAGCCGAAGTCACGGTGGAAAATGCAGATGATAAACCGGAAAAGGCAGGAAAGAGTTCCGATGATATCCAGTGA